Proteins from a genomic interval of Cryptococcus neoformans var. grubii H99 chromosome 8, complete sequence:
- a CDS encoding zinc finger HIT domain-containing protein 1, whose product MSVEGLVSSQSSEYFEKPSLLLVSGTYNSATTPILYIISLVISSRPTSYKMPRRNQPRQPAPQASQPSVSSSRQNDALQEFQARRVQRRLDDLERTNPTDIPASSFVPAESSQTPAPGPSQQLPTRKKQMANVRRILYNKKSLKDWLDELPAEPVPPYLSATAPAPSTPPRRICSSCGYFGAYKCPRCAEWSCDRVCMEVHERDGGCGIGR is encoded by the exons atgtccgtcgaggggcttgtgtcCAGCCAGAGTTCGGAGTATTTCGAGAAGCCATCGTTACTTCTAGTCTCGGGGACTTACAACTCAGCAACCACTCCAATTCTCTACATCATTTCATTGGTAATTTCTTCTCGCCCTACAAGCTACAAAATGCCCCGCCGAAACCAAC CCCGACAACCAGCACCTCAAGCGTCCCAACCATCTGTCTCTTCGTCCCGACAAAACGATGCTTTACAAGAATTTCAAGCAAGGAGAGTACAAAGAAGATTGGATGATCTCGAA AGGACAAATCCTACAGATATTCCAGCCTCGTCTTTTGTCCCGGCTGAATCATCGCAAACACCGGCCCCAGGACCGTCACAACAACTTCCAACAAGAAAAAAGCAAATGGCAAATGTTAGACGGATCCTATATaacaagaagagcttgaaagACTGGCTAGATGAACTT CCTGCTGAACCAGTTCCACCATATTTATCTGCAACTGCTCCCGCGCCATCAACCCCACCTAGGCGGATATGCTCCTCATGTGGGTATTTTGGGGCATACAAATGCCCCAGATGCGCTGAATGGAGCTGCGATAGGGTTTGCATGGAAGTACAcgaaagagatggagggtGCGGAATCGGGAGATAG
- a CDS encoding coatomer protein complex, subunit alpha (xenin) produces MQMLTKFESKSPRVKGIAFHPKQPLLAASLHNGTIQLWNYQMGTLVDRYDEHDGPVRGICFHPTQPIFCSGGDDYKIKVWNYKQRKCLFTLTGHLDYVRTVFFHREYPWIISASDDQTIRIWNWQSRTCIAILTGHNHYIMCAQFHPWDDLVISASMDLTVRVWDISGLRKKNQASQAPMSAEEQIARASQGQADLFGNTDAVVKYVLEGHDRGVNWASFHPTLPLIVSCGDDRQVKLWRMSETKAWEVDSCRGHFNNVSMTMFHPKHELILSASEDKTIRAWDMTKRTAVQTFRREHDRFWVLTAHPELNLFAAGHDNGLIVFKLERERPPFSLSGNQLFYIKDKVVRMADISSGNSQGICSVRKFGSQYIPPRTLSYNPAERAVIVTSPSDNGIYELITLPKSTAPTAQDGRDVPSDGKKGTGFCALFVARNRFAVLDKGAQNIEIKDLSNSITKTIKCPVQTSEIFYGGTASLLLATPSSVVLFDIQQQKIVAEINTPPVKYIVWSTDGNMVALLSKHTITIANKSLSQSALIHETIRIKSAAWDDSGVLIYTTLNHIKYALPQGDNGIIKTLEQPVYLTRVKGSVVHCLDRSAKPQAINIDPAEYRFKLALTRKNYDEVLHIIRNSNLVGQSIIGYLQKKGYPEIALHFVQDEQTRFDLAIECGNLAVALEMARAVDRHDVWERLGAAALQQGNHQIVETAYQKTRNFDKLSFLYLITGNTQKLNMMQVIAGKRGDNMSRFQNSLYLGDVRSRVAVLRETGQYPLAYYTAKTNGLDDLALEILDEAGFTEDDLPPPPQNSGHSSLAPPPIILSQSDSNWPLKDLGESFFDRALANGGVDALLGGEESGEQLDAWAADVPVEEDEGEEEAADEDEGWDLDANVEVPDVEEEEFDGEDVLAEADLSQGVEPGASEDEIWQNNSALAIDHAAAGAFESAMLLLNKQVGVVNFEPLKPLFLQAYQHSHVYVPANASLPPLRLNVRRNPETAELRDALPAVPLNYNELKATEVADANKYFARGKFVEALAAFKSVLSKLLLLVVESEEDAEEIKELVTSCREYVIGLTMEVERRRIAVQDPENVVRNLELAAYFTHCELATQHIQLALRSAMKVFSDAGNTATAAVFARRLIETQPGQAVLTQARAVISRGQRNPRDAHEIAYDQNTPFNICAATHTPIYEGSPYEESAYSGAKYLPEYKGTVCVVDGLSQVGLAGSGLRNTV; encoded by the exons ATGCAGATGCTCACAAAG TTTGAAAGCAAATCCCCAAGAGTTAAGGGCATCGCCTTCC ACCCAAAGCAGCCCTTGCTTGCGGCGTCCTTGCATAACGGAACAATCCAGTTATGGAACTACCAAATGGGTACTTTAGTGGACCGATATGATGAGCATGATG GCCCCGTTCGAGGTATCTGTTTCCACCCCACCCAACCCATCTTCTGTTCCGGAGGTGATGACTACAAGATCAAGGTGTGGAACTACAAACAAAGAAAATGCCTCTTTACTCTGACAGGCC ATCTCGACTATGTCCGAACCGTTTTCTTCCATCGCGAATACCCTTGGATCATCTCTGCCTCCGACGACCAGACTATCAGAATTTGGAACTGGCAATCTAGGACTTGTATTGCTATCCTTACCGGTCACAACCACTACATTATGTGCGCACAATTTCACCCGTGGGACGATCTCGTCATCTCCGCCTCTATGGACCTTACCGTTCGTGTGTGGGACATCTCCGGTCTTCGCAAGAAAAACCAAGCTTCTCAAGCTCCCATGTCTGCCGAAGAACAAATCGCTCGTGCCAGTCAGGGTCAAGCTGACTTGTTTGGTAACACCGATGCAGTAGTCAAGTATGTCCTGGAGGGTCACGACCGAGGTGTCAACTGggcttctttccatcctacccttcctctcatcGTCTCCTGTGGTGACGACCGCCAAGTCAAGCTTTGGCGTATGTCCGAAACCAAAGCCTGGGAAGTGGACAGCTGCAGAGGTCATTTCAACAATGTCTCTATGACTATGTTCCACCCCAAGCACGAGTTAATTCTGAGTGCGAGTGAGGACAAGACTATCAGGGCTTGGGATATGACCAAGAGAACAGCCGTCCAGACCTTTAGGCGAGAACATGATAGGTTTTGGGTGTTGACTGCCCACCCTGAGCTCAACTTGTTTGCTGCTGGCCACGACAATGGTCTGATAGTTTTTAAGCTTGAACGAGAGCgtcctcccttctccttgtctgGTAATCAACTCTTCTACATCAAAGACAAAGTCGTTCGCATGGCCGACATTTCCAGCGGTAACAGCCAAGGCATCTGCTCTGTCCGTAAGTTTGGCTCCCAGTACATTCCTCCTCGAACTCTCAGCTACAACCCGGCTGAGCGAGCTGTTATCGTGACATCTCCTTCTGATAATGGCATCTATGAACTCATCACCCTGCCGAAGTCTACGGCGCCTACTGCTCAGGATGGCAGGGATGTGCCTTCAGACGGTAAGAAGGGTACAGGGTTCTGTGCGCTCTTCGTGGCAAGGAACAGGTTCGCGGTCCTCGACAAGGGTGCCCAGAACATTGAAATCAAAGATCTTTCCAACTCTATCACCAAGACTATCAAGTGCCCTGTCCAAACCTCCGAGATATTTTACGGAGGTACGGCCTCCCTTTTGCTCGctactccttcttctgtggTCCTTTTCGACATTCAGCAGCAAAAGATTGTTGCCGAAATCAATACCCCTCCTGTTAAGTACATTGTATGGAGCACCGATGGTAACATGGTCGCCCTCTTGAGCAAGCACACAATCACAATTGCCAACAAGTCTCTTTCTCAAAGCGCTCTTATCCACGAGACGATTCGGATCAAGTCTGCCGCATGGGACGACAGCGGCGTGCTCATCTACACCACTTTAAACCACATCAAGTAcgctcttcctcaaggTGATAACGGTATCATCAAGACTCTCGAACAGCCTGTGTATCTCACTCGAGTGAAGGGTTCTGTCGTTCATTGTCTTGATCGTTCGGCCAAGCCGCAGGCTATTAACATCGATCCTGCCGAATACCGATTCAAGCTTGCTCTTACCCGCAAGAACTATGACGAAGTCTTGCATATCATTCGAAACAGCAACCTTGTTGGTCAGAGTATCATTGGTTATCttcagaagaagggataTCCCGAGATCGCCCTCCACTTTGTGCAAGATGAGCAGACGAGGTTCGACCTTGCTATTGAATGTGGTAACTTGGCGGTTGCGTTGGAGATGGCTAGGGCTGTTGACAGGCATGATGTCTGGGAGAGGTTGGGTGCCGCAGCGTTGCAGCAGGGCAACCATCAA ATTGTCGAGACCGCATATCAGAAGACTAGGAACTTTGACAagctctccttcctctactTGATCACTGGCAACACCCAGAAGCTTAATATGATGCAAGTCATCGCTGGCAAACGAGGCGACAACATGTCTAGGTTCCAAAACTCATTGTATCTCGGTGACGTCCGATCCCGTGTCGCGGTGCTTCGCGAAACTGGCCAGTATCCCCTCGCTTACTACACTGCCAAAACCAACGGTCTTGACGACCTTGCCTTGGAGATTCTTGATGAAGCCGGTTTCACCGAGGATGAtctgcctcctcctcctcagaACTCTGGTCACTCTTCCCTCGCGCCCCCtcccatcatcctctctcaATCTGACTCCAACTGGCCTCTCAAGGACCTTGGTGAGAGCTTTTTTGACCGGGCACTCGCTAACGGTGGTGTCGACGCTTTGCTCGGCGGTGAAGAGAGTGGAGAACAACTGGATGCTTGGGCGGCGGATGTTCCtgttgaggaagacgaaggagaggaggaagctgctgatgaggatgaaggatgggatCTTGATGCTAACGTCGAAGTGCCTGAtgtcgaagaggaagagtttgaCGGTGAAGACGTTTTGGCCGAGGCGGATTTGAGTCAGGGTGTCGAGCCTGGTGCGAGCGAGGATGAGATTTGGCAAAATAACTCTGCATTGGCTATTGATCATGCTGCTGCCGGTGCTTTCGAATCCGCCATGCTT TTGCTCAATAAGCAAGTCGGTGTTGTTAACTTTGAACCCCTTAAGCCTTTATTCCTCCAAGCCTATCAACACTCTCATGTTTATGTCCCCGCCAATGcgtctctccctcctcttcgacTCAACGTTCGCCGAAATCCTGAAACCGCTGAACTTCGCGACGCCCTGCCTGCCGTTCCTCTCAACTACAACGAATTGAAGGCGACCGAGGTGGCCGATGCCAACAAGTACTTTGCTAGGGGTAAATTTGTTGAGGCGCTTGCAGCGTTCAAGAGTGTATTGTCAAAACTTTTGCTGTTAGTTGTTGAATccgaggaagatgctgaGGAG ATCAAGGAGCTTGTCACCTCTTGTCGAGAATACGTCATTGGCCTCACTATGGAAGTTGAACGACGACGTATTGCCGTCCAAGATCCCGAAAACGTCGTTCGAAACCTTGAGCTTGCCGCTTACTTTACTCATTGCGAACTTGCTACCCAACATATCCAGCTAGCATTGCGAAGCGCGATGAAGGTGTTCTCTGATGCGGGTAATACTGCCACTGCTGCCGTGTTTGCTAGGAGGTTGATCGAGACACAGCCTGGACAGGCTGTCCTTACTCAA GCTCGTGCTGTTATCTCACGAGGCCAGCGTAACCCCCGAGACGCTCACGAAATCGCCTACGACCAAAACACACCATTCAATATTTGCGCTGCCACCCACACTCCCATTTACGAGGGCTCACCATATGAGGAAAGCGCATACTCTGGCGCCAAGTACTTGCCAGAGTACAAGGGGACAGTCTGCGTGGTTGATGGGTTGAGCCAAGTAGGTTTGGCCGGAAGCGGGTTGAGAAACACGGTTTAA
- a CDS encoding acylglycerone-phosphate reductase: protein MSITQRSAFITGCSSPRGIAAQVAAALASKGYLVFASAKTSESLGHLQGKCEPMVLDVTDEQNVAQVVKSVSERTGGRLDVLVDTAGIDTLCPLLDTSLRALREVLETNTIGALALIQGFAPLLVKAANEPVPGTNQVRQSVIVNIGSLSKAGFTWKGGYSMSKAALECMTEVLRSEMKPLGVQVINCHIGTVNTDMYFNQKIFDTKSPNPTPYYPNFSTIADNMTKDSQKAESIIMKADTAGQDIAKVIDKVDPPGFIRAGSYGALFDWAAAIFDFIGLKNWFWGRQFYTHLVPKPDPKKSV from the exons ATGTCAATCACTCAGCGGTCTGCGTTCATAACGGGCTGCTCTTCACCTAGAGGAATAGCAGCCCAGGTAGCGGCTGCCTTGGCTAGTAAAGGATACCTTGTATTCGCTTCGGCCAAGACCTCTGAAAGTTTGGGACATCTTCAAGGCAAGTGCGAG CCAATGGTCCTCGATGTCACCGATGAGCAAAACGTTGCACAAGTAGTAAAGTCTGTTTCCGAGAGAACGGGTGGCCGCCTTGATGTCCTCGTTGACACT GCAGGCATTGATACCCTTTGCCCCCTTCTTGACACTTCCCTCCGTGCTCTGCGGGAGGTCCTGGAAACCAACACCATAGGCGCTCTCGCTCTTATCCAAGGCTTTGCCCCTCTCCTTGTCAAAGCCGCCAACGAGCCTGTCCCTGGTACAAATCAGGTTCGCCAAAGCGTCATCGTCAACATAGGTAGTCTATCCAAGGCCGGTTTTACTTGGAAGGGTGGGTATAGTATGAGCAAAGCGGCTTTGGAGTGTATGACAGAGGTTTTAAGGTCGGAGATGAAACCCTTGGGTGTGCAGGTCATCAATTGCCATATCG GAACCGTCAACACGGATATGTACTTTAACCAAAAGATATTCGACACCAAATCCCCAAACCCAACGCCCTATTATCCCAACTTCTCAACGATCGCCGACAACATGACGAAAGACTCTCAAAAGGCTGAAAGTATCATCATGAAAGCCGATACCGCTGGACAAGATATCGCAAAAGTCATTGACAAGGTAGACCCTCCAGGATTTATCAGAGCGGGCAGTTACGGTGCGCTCTTTGATTGGGCTGCGGCGATCTTTGATTTTATTGGGTTGAAGAATTGGTTTTGGGGCAGACAGTTTTATACTCATCTGGTGCCAAAGCCGGAcccaaaaaaaagtgtTTGA
- a CDS encoding dimethylaniline monooxygenase yields the protein MTLPRQISTLVVGGGPAGIVSLKYTVEYGEAWSEGEEPLLIEMEPEIGGTFRWRGYQNAELVSSKQLTCFSDFRYSLDSPDHPSLPNFVEYLNRYVDHFDLRHLIRTSIKLVSLEYASSDSKDLYKHRAIIQPLNDNGLPQGDPLIILAKRVLITTGLHVTPNIPLIPGLNSTPCIPDPPKWIHSSAYKSRDQLKDKKVLVLGCGETGMDVGYEAIMAPAKRVWLGVRTGFLSFPKVLNNFRILGTTFDGKLPIDGLITNLFETAYVHPWVAASHIRWFISDLVIKRVLWVLTGTMAGCNQWAGELPPDRQGRAYVFLNKSAKAVQFINRPFYSLSPIHRWIAHYIDPPPPPGDPKIDIVPFPHGFDSEGRAIFPAPPEHRRKETAWKDECKPDLVILCTGYRQDWSWLGEGYPRGPEDCEIRGITSTKDLSIAFIGFVRPGVGAIPPIAEMQAQLFTLLTEKRIPIPVSPETYHLLHSPTSRIQYGVDYSTYMSTLAKDIGSAPGLLRLWWEYGLFVLFVYCFGAAFPTFYRLTGPFKIAKAREIVETELWDTIKRRGVIGNIFMGVIPMVFYAYLNLGAYILEFVWKVVTPIFDLPASPLELFQEKSTTIKSI from the exons ATGACCTTGCCTCGGCAAATATCCACCCTCGTTGTAGGAGGCGGTCCGGCAGGCATCGTCTCCCTTAAGTATACTGTCGAGTATGGTGAAGCGTGGTCCGAGGGCGAGGAACCGTTGCTCATAGAGATGGAGCCTGAGATTGGGGGAACTTTCAG ATGGAGAGGCTATCAAAATGCCGAGCTGGTAAGCTCAAAGCAGTTAACTTGTTTCTCCGACTTCCGATACTCTCTGGACTCTCCTGATCACCCTTCGTTGCCCAACTTTGTGGAGTATCTCAACCGTTACGTCGACCACTTTGACTTGAGGCATCTGATACGTACATCCATCAAGCTGGTTTCCCTGGAGTACGCTTCATCAGATAGTAAAGATCTCTATAAACATCGGGCCATTATCCAGCCACTCAATGATAACGGGCTCCCCCAAGGTGAtcccctcatcatccttgcCAAAAGGGTCCTTATCACCACCGGTCTACACGTCACTCCCAACATCCCCCTTATCCCTGGGCTCAACTCGACGCCTTGTATCCCTGATCCACCAAAATGGATCCATTCTTCCGCCTACAAGTCTCGCGACCAGTTGAAGGACAAGAAAGTGCTAGTATTGGGATGTGGGGAGACTGGGATGGATGTAGGGTACGAAGCAATCATGGCACCTGCAAAGAGGGTATGGTTAGGTGTCCGAACTGGATTTTTGTCCTTTCCTAAGGTACTCAACAATTTCCGCATATTGGGCACTACATTTGACGGAAAACTTCCCATTGATGGTCTTATAACAAAC CTCTTTGAGACTGCTTATGTTCATCCCTGGGTGGCAGCATCTCATATCAGATGGTTCATCTCCGACCTAGTCATTAAACGTGTTTTATGGGTACTCACAGGTACTATGGCCGGGTGTAACCAGTGGGCTGGGGAGCTTCCCCCTGACAGACAAGGACGCGCATACGTCTTTCTCAATAAATCTGCGAAAGCGGTTCAATTTATCAATCGACCGTTTTACTCCCTTTCCCCTATCCATCGCTGGATCGCGCACTATATCGACCCTCCCCCACCGCCTGGTGATCCCAAAATTGACATCGTCCCCTTCCCACACGGGTTTGACTCTGAAGGGAGGGCGATCTTTCCGGCCCCGCCTGAACATAGGAGAAAAGAGACCGCGTGGAAAGACGAGTGTAAACCCGATTTGGTGATATTGTGTACTGGATATAGACAGGATTGGAGTTGGTTGGGTGAAGGCTATCCACGAGGTCCCGAGGATTGCGAAATCAGAGGGATCACCAGTACGAAAGATCTAAGCATCGCGTTTATCGGATTTGTTAGACCTGGTGTCG GTGCTATCCCGCCCATAGCAGAAATGCAAGCCCAGCTCTTTACACTTCTCACTGAAAAACGTATCCCAATCCCTGTCTCACCAGAGACAtatcatctcctccactcGCCCACTTCGCGTATCCAATACGGCGTCGATTATTCTACCTACATGTCAACCCTAGCAAAAGATATTGGTTCCGCTCCGGGGCTGTTGAGGTTATGGTGGGAATACGGGTTGTTTGTCTTGTTTGTATACTG TTTCGGAGCAGCGTTTCCCACGTTCTACAGGCTTACAGGACCTTTCAAGATCGCCAAGGCAAGGGAGATTGTAGAGACGGAGCTTTGGGATACGATCAAGAGACGAGGTGTGATTGGGAATATATTCATGGGTGTCATTCCTATG GTATTCTACGCCTACCTAAATTTGGGGGCGTATATTCTTGAGTTTGTCTGGAAGGTCGTGACTCCCATTTTTGACTTGCCCGCATCGCCTTTGGAACTCTTCCAAGAAAAATCAACCACCATCAAATCAATATGA
- a CDS encoding transcription initiation factor TFIIA small subunit has product MSAGQTYYEFYRGSSIGTALTDALDELITQGDIPPQLAMRVLQQFDKSLTECLQKGVKNKTTIKGHLSTYRLCDDVWTFVVKDPQFKMEGVGAGSEMVTGSKIKIVACKSGDAADGKKAGGARE; this is encoded by the exons ATGTCAGCTGGTCAGACATATTACGAGTTCTACCGAGGATCCAG TATCGGGACGGCTCTTACGGATGCGCTTGATGAATTGATCACACAGGGCGATATTCCACCCCAGCTGGCTATGCGGGTGCTTCAACAA TTTGACAAATCCCTGACTGAATGCCTTCAAAAAGGCGTTAAGAACAAGACCACTATCAAGGGCCATCTTTCAACTTATAGATTATGTGATGATGTGTGGACATTCGTTGTAAAGGATCCTCAATTTAAAATGGAAGGCGTTGGCGCCGG ATCTGAAATGGTCACCGGATCCAAGATCAAGATAGTGGCGTGCAAGAGCGGCGATGCAGCAGATGGCAAGAAAGCCGGAGGTGCAAGAGAATAA
- a CDS encoding allantoate permease, with the protein MGASITENKVYSMGSQEVTVSDLEEQEKIGSLERVESAHSRVLDDLGRGEGVSFKDLPIIDVKPEDNRRVLRKLDNLLLPLTMIAYTLQYIDRSAMSYAAVFSFRTDLDLVGTQYSWLGSCFFLGYLFFEFPGSYILQRLPLSKIMGTSIVIWGGLLMCLAAPRSFGGAAAIRTLLGCSEALVTPGFVLLISRFYKREEQPLRVGLWYCCNGLGSFIGALVSFGMGHIHVDNVPNWAWIFIFNGGITVIFGTLFLFLCPENPQTCKVLNAHEKRVALERVRTNRSSLGSKIIKWYQVKEALCPWICPQGWSYFFIVMSLSLPNGGIGNFLHLILQSYGYTSFQTILMGLPQAAMQVVFPLSGAIIARKVPNARLYVLMAYMLPSLVGVIIQYKTRNSGALLFGYYILG; encoded by the exons ATGGGCGCGTCAATAACTGAAAACAAGGTATACTCTATGGGATCCCAAGAGGTGACTGTATCAGACCTCGAGGaacaggagaagattgggaGTTTAGAAAGAGTAGAATCTGCGCATTCTCGTGTGCTTGACGACTTAGGAAGGGGTGAAGGGGTCTCTTTTAAGGACTTGCCTATCATCGATGTCAAGCCCGAGGACAACAGAAGAGTTCTTCGGAAGTTGGACAAT TTATTATTGCCTCTCACCATGATTGCCTACACCTTACAATACATTGACCGAAGTGCTATGAGCTATGCTGCcgttttttcttttcgcACAGATCTCGACCTCGTGGGGACCCAATATTCTTGGTTGGGAAGTtgtttcttccttggtTACCTGTTCTTTGAATTTCCTGGATC ATACATCCTGCaacgtcttcctctctccaaaaTCATGGGAACATCAATCGTCATATGGGGCGGTCTCCTGATGTGCTTGGCTGCCCCTCGTTCCTTCGGGGGAGCCGCTGCTATCCGTACTCTGTTAGGCTGCTCCGAAGCCCTCGTTACTCCCGGTTtcgtccttctcatcaGTCGATTCTACAAGCGCGAGGAACAGCCTTTACGAGTCGGTTTGTGGTACTGCTGTAATGGATTAGGATCTTTCATTGGTGCTTTGGTTAGTTTTGGGATGGGACATATTCATGTAGACAACGTTCCCAACTGGGCTTggatcttcatcttcaa TGGTGGCATCACCGTCATTTTTGGAAcactctttctctttctctgccCTGAAAACCCCCAAACATGCAAGGTACTTAACGCCCATGAGAAACGTGTAGCGTTAGAGCGTGTACGAACCAACAGATCATCCTTGGGCAGCAAAATAATCAAGTGGTACCAAGTCAAGGAAGCACTTTGTCCTTGGATTTGCCCACAAGGGTGGTCGTATTTTTTCATCGTCATGTCTCTCAGTTTACCTAACGGGGGTATTGGCAATTTCCTTCATTTGATT CTTCAATCATACGGATACACCTCTTTCCAGACCATCCTTATGGGTCTCCCCCAAGCTGCCATGCAGGTTGTCTTCCCCCTCTCTGGCGCTATCATCGCTCGAAAGGTCCCCAACGCCCGACTCTACGTCCTCATGGCGTACATGCTCCCCAGTTTGGTCGGTGTTATCATCCAGTATAAGACGCGTAACAGCGGTGCTCTTT TGTTTGGTTACTACATCCTTGGATAA
- a CDS encoding D-amino-acid oxidase, translating to MSFDAVVIGSGVIGLSIARELDKRGLKVAIVARDLAEDSISVGFASPWAGCNWFSFAEGGTPAAEWDTITFGKLAKLAEDHHDICEKIPFCSVWDLPKSDAESEPWFKDLVFDYKNLKSTPGQPLAGGKKFGHSFTSYVLHAPNYIRHLSSEIRARGIPIHRYRLSSLDEAYNLSGVGKVSLAINASGLGAKSLIGVEDQKVYPGRGQTVLVRAPGFKACIMHTEGFYADLDESGQEVIPPPPAYIIPRPGSEGHVVLGGVYQKDNWSTLPDLKEAERILKDCYNLAPELAGPNGKSWKDIEIISHNVGLRPAREGEPRLEIEEREVGAGANEGNAYDVAPMIGRIGERRKVAVVHAYGIGSAGFQASLGMAEKASDLAVKYLSGKRSPARL from the exons ATGTCCTTTGACGCCGTCGTTATTGGCTCCGGAG TCATTGGCCTATCTATCGCCAGAGAACTCGACAAACGTGGATTAAAGGTTGCCATTGTCGCTCGAGACCTCGCGGAAGACAGCATTAGCGTGGGCTTTGCCAGCCCTTGGGCTGGCTGCAATTGGTTCTCTTTCGCTGAAGGTGGTACTCCTGCTGCCGAATGGGACACCATCACATTCGGCAAGCTTGCTAAACTTGCCGAGGATCACCATGACATTTGCGAAAAGATCCCCTTCTGTTCTGTATGGGATCTTCCCAAGAGTGATGCTGAGAGTGAGCCTTGGTTCAAAGATCTGGTGTTCGAT TACAAAAACCTTAAATCGACTCCTGGCCAGCCCCTCGCAGGCGGCAAGAAGTTTGGTCACTCTTTTACTTCCTATGTCCTTCACGCTCCCAATTACATTCGTCATCTCAGTTCAGAGATCCGTGCGCGAGGCATCCCCATCCACCGCTACcgtctttcttccctcgaTGAAGCGTACAATCTTTCAGGTGTTGGCAAAGTCTCCCTCGCCATCAACGCTAGCGGCCTTGGTGCCAAGTCTCTCATTGGCGTAGAGGATCAAAAAGTCTACCCAGGTCGTGGTCAGACGGTGCTCGTGAGAGCCCCAGGGTTCAAGGCTTGTATCATGCACACCGAAGGTTTTTACGCCGACCTCGACGAGAGTGGTCAAGAAGTCatccctccacctccagcATACATCATCCCTCGTCCCGGTTCTGAAGGTCATGTCGTCCTTGGAGGCGTTTACCAAAAAGACAATTGGTCTACTCTCCCCGACTTGAAAGAGGCCGAACGTATCCTCAAAGACTGCTATAACCTCGCACCTGAGCTCGCAGGTCCTAATGGCAAGTCATGGAAGGATATCGAAATTATTTCGCACAATGTGGGGTTAAGGCCTGCTCGAGAAGGTGAGCCGAGGTTGGAAATTGAGGAACGAGAAGTTGGTGCAGGTGCGAATGAGGGTAACGCGTACGATGTCGCTCCCATGATTGGCCGTATAGgtgagaggaggaaagttGCGGTTGTGCATGCCTATGGTATTGGATCTGCAGG CTTCCAGGCGAGTCTAGGTATGGCCGAAAAAGCTTCTGATCTTGCTGTAAAGTATTTATCAGGTAAGCGCTCGCCAGCCAGATTATAG